In Lysinibacillus sp. FSL M8-0337, the following proteins share a genomic window:
- a CDS encoding helix-turn-helix transcriptional regulator, producing the protein MTTFEIIKNLCKERKISINELEESLGYSKNTLYRLKTQTPGADKLETIADYFDVSTDYLLGRTDKKRYYDLTEKDERSIQEELQKMVEGLSKGGHAAFDGRTLDELSEEELEDRELLISSLENSLRLAKRVAKQKFTPKKYRD; encoded by the coding sequence ATGACAACGTTTGAGATAATAAAAAATCTATGTAAAGAAAGAAAAATCTCGATTAACGAATTAGAAGAATCATTAGGTTACTCAAAAAATACATTGTACCGTCTAAAAACACAAACTCCTGGTGCAGATAAATTAGAAACAATTGCAGACTACTTTGATGTAAGCACTGACTACCTATTAGGTCGCACTGACAAGAAGCGTTACTACGATTTAACAGAGAAAGATGAACGATCTATACAAGAAGAGCTTCAAAAAATGGTCGAAGGACTATCTAAGGGTGGGCATGCTGCATTCGATGGTAGAACTCTTGATGAGTTAAGTGAAGAAGAATTAGAAGATAGAGAGTTATTAATATCTAGCTTAGAAAATTCGTTAAGACTAGCTAAACGTGTAGCAAAACAGAAATTCACCCCTAAAAAATATAGAGATTAG